One Arachis hypogaea cultivar Tifrunner chromosome 18, arahy.Tifrunner.gnm2.J5K5, whole genome shotgun sequence genomic window, CAGCGAACGAGTTTAACGCCGTTAAGGGAGTGGTTACTGACGGCAGGAAAACGGCGTCGCCGTTTTGTCGTGCATGGACGACACATGGCAGTCCCCCCCAAGAGTGAACCTACCGAACCcatcttcctcatttcttcttcttccgaTTCTGATCTCCTAGAATTAGTGTATTACATTTACACTCAACCACTCCACTAAATACACAGGTGAGTATTTTATTTGtggtttattgttattatttaatttttgagtaattacccaaatcagtttccaaaaattttaaaaaaacacaACTGAATCACTGGCTGGAGGGATGATTGGTTTGGTTCAGGCAGCAGAATCATTATAACAAGAAGGGATACTGATGTGGTAGACAAGCATGTGATGGGTGATGTTGTCACCAAGAAATACAAGATGGAGGAGCTAAATGATGATGATTCCTTGGAACTCTTTTGTTGGCATGCTTTCAACAGCAAGGAGCCTGCAGAGAACTTTGAAAATGTTTCAAGAAATGCAATAAGTTATGCAAAGGGCTTTCCACTTGCTTTAGAAGTAATAGGCTCCCATTTAGGGGGTTTTACAAGTGTGGATAGTTGGGAAGAGGAACTGGAAGTATAGAATTGATCCAAGTATTCAAGGAGCACTTGAAAGAAGTTACGTTAGCTTGTATGAACTTGACCAGAAACTTACTTGGACATTGCTTGTTTCTTCAAAGGAGAGAAATGGGAGTATGTTAAAAGGGTATTGAAAGCTTGCGACTTCTATCCAGTTCTTCGAGTGTTCATTAGTAAATGTCTTGTCACTGTAAATCAAAATGGCTGCTTGGAAATGCATGATCTAGTGCAAGACATGGGCAAGGAGATTGTAATGAGCGAGTCGCCAACAAACCCGGGTGAACGTAGCAGATTATGGTCTCCCAAGGACATTCTTCAAGTACTCAAAGATGACACAGTAAGAAGTCTCCTCTCAATTACTCtaatttttttagagaaataaattTACCTTAAAAGACTTAATTTGTTGTTATCTTTTTAACAATGGCAATCTAGGAAGTGTTGATCCTGTGCTTGTGTTTTATCGGGAAGTAGCTCAATTGAAGGAATAATGCTTCACCCTTCTACCCTTGAAGAAGTAAAATATTGGAAGAATACTGCTTTTAACAAGATGGAGAACCTCAGAATTCTAATTGTTCAGAATACAGAATTTTCAACAGGACCAAGTCATCTTCCAAATAGTTTACGAGTACTAGAGTGGAAAGGGTATCCATCAGAGTCATTCCCACTAGATTTTCAACCCCACAGAATTGTTGACCTCAAGCTACCACATAGTGCTCTTAAATTGGAAAGGCCATTTCAGGTGCACACTTCTCTCCTTCCCTCTTTATTTCTGAATTAGTCATTTAAGGGTATACTTAAGTAAATAAACTTTCACAATatcttatattaatttttaatggcTTCAAATTGTAtttataaaacttaacaataatatAATTGAACATGCTGATGAACAATTTATACATCTCCGTTTTGCAGGTATTTGAGGATTTGACATTTATCAATCTCTCTCAAAGTCAATCCGTTACTCAAGTTCCCAACATGTCTGGAGCTAAAAGCCTAAGAGTCCTCACACTTGACAAATGCAATAATCTGGTAGGATTTGATGAATCCATTGGATTTATGCCAAACCTTGTGTATTTGAGTGCTTCTGAATGCAGTAAGCTCAAACATTTCGTACCAGAAATGTATTTGCCTTCTCTCGAAGTGCTTTCGTTTTACTTTTGTAAAAGCCTCCAAAGCTTCCCAGAAATCATGCAAGAGATGGACAAACCATTAAAGATTAACTTGGCAAATTCTTCAATCGAGGAGTTCCCAAATTCCATTGGTAATCTTACAGGGCTTGAGCATATAGATATCTCTAGATCCAAAAGACTACAGTATCTACCAAGTAGCTTCTTGATGTTGCCAAAACTTTTCACATTGACAATAGACGGATGTTCTCTGCTTGGAAAATCATTTAAAAGGTTTAAAGGACACAGCAGTCCAAATATAAGGAGATTGAATTTCAGTGGTGC contains:
- the LOC114925805 gene encoding TMV resistance protein N-like, which produces MGDVVTKKYKMEELNDDDSLELFCWHAFNSKEPAENFENVSRNAISYAKGFPLALEVIGSHLGGFTKTYLDIACFFKGEKWEYVKRVLKACDFYPVLRVFISKCLVTVNQNGCLEMHDLVQDMGKEIVMSESPTNPGERSRLWSPKDILQVLKDDTVRRSVDPVLVFYREVAQLKE